The following are encoded together in the Bacteroidales bacterium MB20-C3-3 genome:
- a CDS encoding chorismate synthase produces the protein MNRFGNRFRVSIFGESHGAGLGIVVDGIPSGIPLSANDFIADLSRRRPGASGTTSRIEADQINIISGLHNGFTTGSPLCLLFSNENTRPSDYEKFRNHPRPGHADFSSRERFGEHADLRGGGHHSGRVTIGIVAAGVIAKRIIEPVSVLSSILEIGGENPWNDALERAANKGDSLGGVIECIISDLPAGIGNPFFDSVESVISHLIFAIPGIRGIEFGDGFAASRMLGSEHNDPIIDPSGKTFKNGAGGINGGITNGNDIVFRVAVKPTSSISIPQNTFNFDSGKVEELIVTGRHDTCFALRVPVIVEAAAAVAIADFLL, from the coding sequence ATGAACAGATTTGGCAACAGATTCAGAGTATCAATATTCGGAGAATCACACGGAGCCGGACTTGGTATTGTAGTTGATGGCATTCCTTCCGGGATACCACTGTCAGCAAATGATTTTATTGCAGACTTGTCAAGAAGAAGACCTGGTGCATCAGGAACAACATCCAGAATAGAGGCAGATCAAATTAATATTATTAGTGGTTTGCATAACGGCTTCACAACTGGCTCTCCACTTTGTCTGCTTTTCTCTAATGAAAACACTAGACCATCTGATTATGAAAAGTTCAGAAACCACCCCAGGCCGGGTCACGCAGACTTCAGTTCACGGGAGAGGTTTGGAGAGCACGCAGACTTAAGAGGAGGAGGACATCACTCAGGGAGAGTTACAATAGGGATCGTAGCAGCAGGTGTAATTGCCAAAAGAATAATTGAACCGGTATCTGTACTATCATCTATTCTTGAAATTGGAGGGGAGAATCCGTGGAATGATGCTTTAGAGAGGGCAGCTAATAAAGGGGACTCACTTGGAGGTGTTATTGAGTGTATAATATCTGACCTTCCTGCGGGAATAGGTAACCCATTTTTTGACTCCGTTGAATCCGTTATTTCACATCTGATTTTTGCAATCCCGGGAATCAGGGGGATTGAATTTGGCGATGGATTTGCAGCATCCAGAATGCTAGGATCAGAACATAATGATCCAATCATTGATCCCTCCGGAAAAACATTTAAAAATGGTGCTGGTGGAATTAACGGAGGTATTACAAACGGGAATGATATCGTTTTCAGAGTTGCAGTCAAGCCTACATCAAGTATTAGTATTCCACAGAACACATTTAATTTTGATTCCGGCAAAGTTGAGGAGCTTATCGTAACCGGAAGGCATGATACCTGTTTTGCACTTAGGGTTCCCGTTATAGTTGAAGCGGCGGCGGCTGTTGCAATTGCAGATTTTCTTCTTTAA